Proteins co-encoded in one Arachis hypogaea cultivar Tifrunner chromosome 11, arahy.Tifrunner.gnm2.J5K5, whole genome shotgun sequence genomic window:
- the LOC140176255 gene encoding uncharacterized protein: MALTQLGYVIKKIRSDNAPELSLTDFLKSRGSLHQFSCVERPQQNSMVERKSRSSILRWKFPYQLLYNKTPTYEDLKVFGYLVYALTLPYSRNKFSPRAIPAVFLGYPRGYKGYKYDLKNRKFFISRDVIFRKLNFSFKLGSTDSSLPDPFDDHILRKPLEVSLNTPQPFALVTLVLIVTQPLVETPQPLRRSQRLHRAPTYLADYHYNNVPDINNAFLNGDLDKEVYMQLPQGYPSKGEQGEKLACKLNRSIYCLKQASRGTSDSLVMVLVYVDDIIVASKLDDVVTQTQQTLQGVFKLKVLGLLKYFLGLEIAKS, encoded by the exons aTGGCTCTCACTCAGCTTGGCTatgtgattaagaagattcgGTCCGACAATGCACCTGAGTTGTCTCTTACTGATTTTCTAAAATCAAGAGGTTCTCTCCACCAATTCAGTTGTGTTGAGCGACCACAACAAAACTCgatggtggaacggaa ATCCCGCTCCTCTATTCTTAGATGGAAGTTTCCTTACCAATTACTTTACAATAAGACACCCACATATGAAGACTTGAAGGTGTTCGGATACCTTGTCTATGCTTTGACTTTGCCTTATTCTAGAAACAAGTTCTCACCAAGAGCCATTCCAGCAGTTTTTCTTGGCTACCCGAGAGGTTACAAAGGGTACAAATATGATCTCAAGAATAGAAAGTTCTTTATTTCAAGAGATGTGATTTTTCGCAAATTGAATTTTTCCTTCAAGCTTGGTAGCACTGATTCTTCCTTACCTGATCCTTTTGATGATCATATCCTTCGTAAGCCACTTGAAGTTTCTCTTAACACACCTCAACCCTTTGCTCTTGTTACACTCGTTCTTATTGTGACACAACCACTAGTTGAGACTCCACAGCCGTTGAGACGAAGCCAGAGACTCCATAGGGCGCCTACTTATCTTGCAGACTACCATTACAACAATGTG CCGGACATTAATAATGCCTTCTTGAATGGTGATCTTGATAAAGAAGTGTATATGCAATTACCTCAAGGATATCCCAGCAAGGGGGAGCAGGGGGAGAAGCTTGCATGCAAACTAAACAGGTCAATTTATTGCTTGAAACAGGCTTCGAG AGGAACAAGTGATTCACTTGTCATGGTGCTTGTATATGTCGACGACATCATTGTTGCTAGTAAACTTGATGATGTAGTCACCCAAACTCAGCAAACTTTGCAAGGTGTTTTCAAACTCAAGGTGCTTGGCCTCTTGAAGTATTTTCTTGGATTGGAGATAGCAAAATCTTAG
- the LOC112723096 gene encoding protein DETOXIFICATION 55, whose amino-acid sequence MVNREQNPLQNTSSYPTISEVLEEIKRITDIGFPILAMSLVGYLKNMSLVVCMGKLGSLELAAGALAIGFTNITGYSVLSGLAMGMEPLCTQAFGSRNFSLLSITLQRTILMLLLFSLPISLLWLNLEPFMLCLHQNPNITRVASIYCRFAIPDLLANSLLHPLRIYLRSKGTTWPLMWCTLLAILLHVPIIILLTFKLHLGVAGIAISSFLANFNTLFFLLLYMYYTSVSQELSLALPLIKGAHHVGDATLNFIKEWAMLLKFSIQSCLAVCLEWWWYEFMTIMAGYLYNPRASLATAGIVIQTTSLLYTLPTALSASASTRVGNKLGAGQPERASLSTVVAIGLSLTSSILGLLWTTVGRERWSRVFTDDREVVELTMVVLPIIGVCELANCPQTTCCGILRGSARPGVGAAINFCSFYMVGAPVAIVLAFVLGMGMVGLCYGLLAAQMACVVSILVVVYKTDWESESLKAKILVGKSHSLLSSRAEEEEDQTLKCEEGVVFLNPQ is encoded by the exons ATGGTTAATCGAGAGCAGAACCCTCTTCAGAACACATCATCATACCCGACAATTTCCGAG gtatTGGAGGAAATAAAGAGAATAACCGACATAGGGTTCCCAATATTAGCCATGAGCCTGGTTGGTTACCTGAAGAACATGAGCTTAGTGGTTTGCATGGGAAAATTGGGAAGCCTGGAGTTAGCCGCTGGAGCTTTGGCAATTGGGTTCACCAACATAACCGGTTACTCGGTTCTCTCCGGTCTAGCCATGGGCATGGAACCGCTCTGCACCCAAGCCTTTGGTTCTAGAAACTTCTCATTACTGTCTATCACTTTACAAAGGACAATCCTTATGCTCTTGCTCTTCTCTCTCCCCATCTCTCTCTTGTGGCTCAACCTCGAACCCTTCATGCTCTGCCTTCACCAGAACCCCAACATAACACGTGTCGCAAGCATATATTGCCGCTTCGCCATCCCTGACCTCCTTGCCAACAGCCTCCTCCACCCTCTTCGCATTTACCTCCGTAGCAAAGGGACAACATGGCCATTAATGTGGTGCACCTTACTTGCTATTCTCCTCCACGTTCCCATCATCATTCTTTTGACCTTCAAGCTTCACCTTGGCGTCGCCGGAATCGCCATATCATCCTTCCTTGCCAACTTCAACactctcttcttcctccttctctaCATGTACTACACCTCTGTCTCCCAAGAATTATCTCTAGCCCTGCCACTGATTAAGGGAGCACACCATGTTGGAGACGCCACGCTTAACTTCATCAAGGAATGGGCCATGCTACTCAAGTTCTCCATACAGAGTTGTCTCGCTGTGTGCTTGGAATGGTGGTGGTACGAATTCATGACAATCATGGCAGGCTACCTTTACAACCCTCGTGCATCGCTCGCCACCGCCGGCATAGTGATACAAACGACATCTCTTTTGTACACTCTGCCGACGGCGCTCAGCGCGTCTGCATCCACGAGGGTTGGCAACAAACTCGGAGCAGGGCAACCCGAAAGGGCGAGCTTGTCGACAGTGGTAGCCATAGGGCTATCACTGACAAGCTCGATCTTGGGGTTGCTCTGGACCACAGTAGGGAGAGAGAGATGGAGCAGAGTGTTCACGGATGATAGGGAGGTTGTGGAGCTAACAATGGTTGTGTTGCCGATAATCGGAGTGTGTGAGCTGGCAAACTGTCCGCAAACGACTTGTTGCGGAATATTGAGAGGGAGTGCAAGACCGGGTGTGGGAGCAGCCATAAACTTCTGCTCGTTTTACATGGTGGGAGCACCGGTGGCGATAGTATTGGCGTTCGTATTGGGAATGGGAATGGTGGGTTTGTGTTATGGGCTTCTAGCAGCGCAAATGGCGTGTGTGGTTTCGATTCTTGTTGTGGTTTATAAAACAGATTGGGAGAGTGAGTCTTTGAAAGCCAAAATCTTGGTCGGAAAGAGTCACAGCTTGTTATCATCACgtgcagaagaagaagaggatcaaACACTCAAATGTGAAGAAGGTGTTGTCTTTCTCAACCCCCAATAA